CTAAGGCATCTATCAAATGCTCAGTTTCACCGTCTGAGCTTGAATCTGCTGAAAGAGGACTGTTGTAAAATCACATAATGTCAATAATGTATTTAGAACTTCTGAAAGCAATTaggataaattaaaaaacaatattctGTACTTTTCTATTAAATATTCTGTGCTTTGTAATGCATAGAAGtgagaaataaaaaacaatttaaatggcTGACCATTGTTGTTTATATAAAAGCAGAAAGAACACCATGATGTGaagtaaataacaataaaactgtAAACTGTTGATTACCTCACTTAGCCTGCAGCACTCTTCCATGTATTCATCCAGACTGTCACTGGTTGTACTTTTCCTCAAAGGCTGTTGCTGAAATTCAGGTCCTGTTTTGCCATCGTAAGCTTCTGTAGAACGCTGGTTACTTGACATTGTGTCCTCAGACATTGTAGTGTCTGTTATTTCCTCCCGTGCTGCCATGATTTCAATGGCATCCTTACAGTTCTTCATGGTGTTCCTCAGGCTTCTGTCCTCGGACCTCTCTGAATCTGCTGTGATGTCTATTAAATCATTATCAACATTCTCATCCTCTGTTCTGTCTCCCAAGATTGTAAGTGTGTCTTGATTAAGACACTTACAAGATGTTTGTTCAGTTTCCAAGAAGACTGAATTGTCTTCAAGAGGATTGTCAGCAGGTACAGGAGAGTTCAGGCTGTCAGAGTCACATGAAGACTCTCTACTGTGGACCACAAAGCTTTGCTGTGAACCAGTTGGGGTGGATGGAGAAGTTGCTCCACTAGTCATCTCTACCCCAGAGTCATTAGATTCAAATTTGTACAATCTTGGAAGCTCAGAATCAGCAAAAATAGAAGATAGATAGTCTTTTTTTGATTCAGAGACAGTTGTCTCAGGAGCAGCACTGTGGATGGAGATCACCTCATCAGCCTGGAGATGTTCGGTGTTATCCTGCTCAGACATTGAAATGGAGATGGTTGAAATGGAATCCTCAACATTGAGAAGTTTCTCAGGGAAGTTGTTGAGGACCTTCATTTTTGTCAGTACAACCTCGTTGTCTAAAACAATATCCCTTTTAcctgcaaaacaaacaaagaaagtgtttgaataattttatactttaacaatattaaaatcatTCATGTAATCATTTAATAACGTTAGTTTTTTCTGTGCAACTATACCACCAGATGGAGttgcaataataatattttcccaggatgctcaaacaaacagcaaCATTTTTATATCACCACAAGAGCATCAATATTTACACTTCTCAGGGAAATCAACCAACTTCTGGACTTATATGTGTTTCTTAACATTAAACTGGGATgtaaaaatcacaacaacaacaacaaaaactgcaGACTGCAGCACTGGTATGAGAAAAATCATCAGTTGTGTAGTAAAAAAGTAAAGCAGAATTTCCATTGCATACTTCAGCTCTCattattaaaattacttaaaagcaTTTATATGCAGACATATTTCCCTGTGTAGAAAGAAGAGTACTTATCTCACTATAAAGCATTCTTTAGCATCAGTGGTCCACAAAGAGTTATATAGTCCTGTCTTGCTCTGAACTTTGATCTGTGCATTATCTTCATGCTATTATGAGGCCCAGCTCCTTTATAGTACTGGAAATCTGAGACTTTTCAGGTGTCATTTATGTCATATCTTTATCTCACTTTCTCCATAGTAAGAGTTGGTACTTGTTctttcaaattcaaaataaattggttaaatatttctggACACAATCAGgtcaaataaaaacaatagtttACACAGTTCTCTTTTTGCTTATGATTAACAGAGTTAAACAATGGTAAACATGATTGTCAGGAAGAGGTGTGACAACAAGCTTGCTGTTGGGTGGAAATGAATGGTTAATTAGATGATTCACAGGATATTCtttcttaatatatttatagGATATGCTTCACTAATTTTCATTCTGTGAGGAAATTGAAAGATTTTTAAATAGCTTTTGTTCTTCACAGACTTATCACAATGATACAATAAGAGAATAGAAATTATGCTAAGATATCATTTCATGAAGCTTTAAaaagataacaataataatgactttaGCCATTCCCAGGTCTTTCATAGATTGAAAGGTTGCTTTTTTGTGTGTGCCACTTTTATCAATAATAAGCATACCCATGTGTTTTGTTAGTGAAGATTTTCCACCCCAGATTAGATAGTGACTGGGAAAACATTGATAGCATTTCAATTATTTGAGCTCTGCTGCTGCTCCAGGTTTGTTTTCACATGCTAAACAGTGCTTGTTTTTGCAGTCCTTTCTCACAGACCATGTGTGTACGGTACACAACACCTGGACTCCAGTACAATCCTTTTAAAGAACTATTTCAACTAGACTTCATTGTTCTTTCCCTCCTGTACCAACAAGCAGTAAAATGTTATTGTTAATCTAATAATTTTGTGCTAACCAGGTGCAATTCAACAAATTTCCACGAACAATGATGCAAgcaaaaccacaaaaaaacatATCTGAAGAAACATATCTGCATATCTGCATACTAGCATATCTGTAGTGCTCATGATGCCATATAAATTTGAACCATAAGAGAATAACAACTATGGACAACATGTGCTCTCTGATATTCATCTGTGTTGGCTAGTTCATCAGTATTTCAATGTTACTTTCTTATCAACTCTACATGTATAATGTCAACGCAACACTGATAATTAAGATCttttaacaatataaatacaTCATCTTAGACATTTTCCAATGACTGCATAGAAGCAGCCTCAACATGAAATTAAAGTATACAATAACTGGAGTTCTCTATGTGAGACCCCAAATCATAACTTTGCTAATTTATTTCTACAGGTCAATTAGACTGACCCATTGGGTCAGCCTTTCATACAGCAGTGCTCTCCAGCTGGGACTACAGAACTGCTGATGGTGGGACATTTTTGATGCCACTCAGTAGGAGCAAGTAGTCCACATCAAAATCCCCCTGGGTTTTCAATTAACATCGCTTAGACGTGGCCACTTTTAAAGGGAGATCAAAAAGCCCTTGCTAGGCCTTGGCAGCAAGGAATTTAATGCTGCAGTGTTTAATGCgttcaaaataaaaacaggtcaATGACAGTGTTGGCGGGAATCAAACCCCACATATTTCTGGTCTTTATCAATCTGGAGTCTTCAAATATCTACTGGGGATTATTTCAGGAGGAAAAGACAGGTACAAtactacaaaatatatatatctacacTATGTATATCTGCAAACACAGTCATTTTGTGTGCAACTTTCAATCTTGTCAGTCTTCTGTGGAAGCCTTTTTCTGTCtcataaaggggggggggggtcatgccTTGGTAAATCACAACGAtattatatgaatatgaattacgAGAttgacaaaatgaaataaattatgagATGAAAAGTCATAATAGCATTAAACAGGCGATTTTAGGTGTCATAATAGTTTTATCTAATCAATTTGCCAATGCCGACTATATCATAATTAATGACTCATAAttagtatgtcataattttgtcttttcattttataattttgtattatcACATAATTCTTTCTTTTTAGCTCATAATTGTGTCAGTATGTCAtaagtttgtctttttatttcagaattttgCCTTTTTATCTCATCATATAATACAGTATGTAGTAACtggttttatattataattatgacttagtgtgtcataatttagctttttatctcataataatAACAGTGTTAAAAtcttgactttttattttataattttgtctttttatctcataattaggaCAGTATTTCatatttgactttttatctcgTATTTGACTTGAGCTGACTTATTATCTTATCTCATAATTATTGCTTAATATCTCATAGGTTTGACTTTTTAATgccaaaatatattctttttatcttataatgtcaaattaaaatgacatagtatgtaatcatttttaaaataattttgactaAAAGcataatttctttatatatatatatatatatatatatatatatatatatatatatatatatatatatatatatatatatatatatatgtgtgtgtgtgtgtgtgtgtggaa
Above is a genomic segment from Carassius carassius chromosome 30, fCarCar2.1, whole genome shotgun sequence containing:
- the LOC132110919 gene encoding uncharacterized protein LOC132110919, with amino-acid sequence MSLKKRKPSMVFSWHKSFTILAPWRKGKRDIVLDNEVVLTKMKVLNNFPEKLLNVEDSISTISISMSEQDNTEHLQADEVISIHSAAPETTVSESKKDYLSSIFADSELPRLYKFESNDSGVEMTSGATSPSTPTGSQQSFVVHSRESSCDSDSLNSPVPADNPLEDNSVFLETEQTSCKCLNQDTLTILGDRTEDENVDNDLIDITADSERSEDRSLRNTMKNCKDAIEIMAAREEITDTTMSEDTMSSNQRSTEAYDGKTGPEFQQQPLRKSTTSDSLDEYMEECCRLSEVNQANQSNPLGSGLGYLEHICQLIEKIGQLQEHNLRLQKQICGLQKEGRLIKTKEDFFMQHCNCGAANLAFQELKRHFCSDHYSLKASNSTLSDLSTIPEVTRIPLSAAMRDGDVGCQQALPVWRRRGLNRRSYTEGEAKYLSDSAEVLSAPHRRLSENYTWGRVKDLVKKTKLRNQSHLGLSSGSLKRSCPQLYRPDVMSAERPRTNRSSMVALGHQKLDYLWPQ